ATGTCCCAATACCCTGTTGTGCCATCATCCTATGCATAAACGTCTGCAACTCGTCCAGCCTTGTGGTGATTCGACTATTCTCTGTCTCTAGCCGATCAATTTTATTCTGCATCCTGTTCATTGTTTCAATTGTAGGAGGATCCACTGGGGGTGCAGACGTGTATGATGCAGAACAATGAGCTGGCTCATGAAAATATGATGAGGCCTGGGACCCTAACCCATAAACTCGACTCTTTTTCTGTCCGCCAACCGCTTCGTAGTACAGTTGGGCCTCATTTATGGGCGTTGGTTCATTGCTTCCCTCCTGTTGATGTGTAGCAG
This region of Manihot esculenta cultivar AM560-2 chromosome 10, M.esculenta_v8, whole genome shotgun sequence genomic DNA includes:
- the LOC110624236 gene encoding uncharacterized protein LOC110624236, translated to MQDKYVELKEAATHQQEGSNEPTPINEAQLYYEAVGGQKKSRVYGLGSQASSYFHEPAHCSASYTSAPPVDPPTIETMNRMQNKIDRLETENSRITTRLDELQTFMHRMMAQQGIGTSTQTSGPTAPPAPSPQQRRDDAPVIGDHHTDSDDDTDDELASLV